One Massilia sp. 9096 genomic window carries:
- the tuf gene encoding elongation factor Tu — MAKEKFERTKPHVNVGTIGHVDHGKTTLTAAIATVLSKKFGGEAKAYDQIDAAPEEKARGITINTAHVEYETANRHYAHVDCPGHADYIKNMITGAAQMDGAILVCSAADGPMPQTREHILLARQVGVPYIIVFLNKCDLVDDAELLELVEMEVRELLSKYEFPGDDLPIIKGSARMALEGQAGELGEDAIMKLADALDSYIPTPERAVDGAFLMPVEDVFSISGRGTVVTGRVERGIIKVGEEIEIVGIVDTVKTIVTGVEMFRKLLDQGQAGDNVGLLLRGTKREDVQRGQVLAKPGSIKPHTDFTGEVYVLSKDEGGRHTPFFNNYRPQFYFRTTDVTGSIVLPADKEMVMPGDNVSITVKLIAPIAMEEGLRFAIREGGRTVGAGVVAKIIA, encoded by the coding sequence ATGGCTAAGGAAAAATTCGAACGGACCAAGCCGCACGTCAACGTCGGCACCATCGGTCACGTTGACCACGGCAAAACCACCCTGACGGCTGCAATCGCAACCGTCCTGTCGAAGAAATTCGGCGGTGAAGCCAAGGCCTACGACCAGATCGACGCGGCTCCGGAAGAAAAAGCACGCGGCATCACCATCAACACGGCGCACGTCGAGTACGAGACCGCAAACCGTCACTACGCGCACGTTGACTGCCCAGGCCACGCCGACTACATCAAGAACATGATCACCGGCGCTGCCCAGATGGACGGCGCGATCCTGGTGTGCTCGGCCGCTGACGGCCCGATGCCGCAGACCCGCGAGCACATCCTGCTGGCGCGTCAGGTTGGCGTTCCGTACATCATCGTGTTCCTGAACAAGTGCGATCTGGTCGACGACGCAGAACTGCTGGAACTGGTCGAAATGGAAGTGCGCGAGCTCCTGTCGAAGTACGAGTTCCCGGGCGACGACCTGCCGATCATCAAGGGTTCGGCACGTATGGCGCTGGAAGGCCAGGCAGGCGAGCTGGGCGAAGACGCGATCATGAAGCTGGCCGACGCACTGGACAGCTACATCCCGACCCCGGAACGTGCCGTTGACGGCGCCTTCCTGATGCCGGTGGAAGACGTGTTCTCGATCTCGGGCCGCGGTACCGTGGTGACCGGTCGTGTCGAGCGCGGCATCATCAAGGTCGGCGAAGAGATCGAAATCGTTGGTATCGTCGACACCGTCAAGACCATCGTCACCGGCGTCGAGATGTTCCGCAAGCTGCTGGACCAGGGTCAAGCTGGCGACAACGTCGGCCTGCTGCTGCGCGGCACCAAGCGTGAAGACGTCCAGCGTGGCCAGGTTCTGGCCAAGCCGGGCTCGATCAAGCCGCACACCGACTTCACCGGCGAAGTGTACGTGCTGTCGAAGGACGAGGGCGGCCGTCACACCCCGTTCTTCAACAACTATCGTCCGCAGTTCTACTTCCGTACCACGGACGTGACCGGTTCGATCGTTCTGCCGGCCGATAAAGAGATGGTCATGCCGGGCGACAACGTGTCGATCACCGTCAAGCTGATCGCTCCGATCGCGATGGAAGAAGGTCTGCGCTTCGCAATCCGCGAAGGCGGCCGTACCGTCGGCGCCGGCGTCGTGGCAAAAATCATCGCCTGA
- the rpsJ gene encoding 30S ribosomal protein S10 — protein MSNQKIRIRLKAFDYKLIDQSALEIVDTAKRTGAVVKGPVPLPTRIQRFDILRSPHVNKTSRDQFEIRTHQRLMDIVDPTDKTVDALMKLDLPAGVDVEIKLQ, from the coding sequence ATGTCCAATCAGAAGATCCGTATCCGCCTGAAAGCGTTCGACTACAAGCTGATCGACCAGTCCGCACTGGAAATCGTCGACACCGCCAAGCGTACCGGCGCCGTCGTCAAGGGCCCGGTCCCGCTGCCGACCCGCATCCAGCGCTTCGACATCCTGCGTTCCCCGCACGTGAACAAGACTTCGCGCGACCAGTTCGAAATCCGTACGCACCAGCGTCTGATGGACATCGTGGACCCGACCGACAAGACTGTTGACGCGCTGATGAAGCTGGACCTGCCGGCTGGCGTCGACGTCGAAATCAAGCTGCAGTAA
- a CDS encoding LacI family DNA-binding transcriptional regulator: MATMKQVAERAGVSISTVSHVINNTRVVSDDVRQRVLGIIDEMRYIPSAVARSLKNDKTKTIGVLVPNSSNPYFAELIRWIEEAAFQTGYSIILCNAHGGDHKQTTYLRLLMEKRIDGLVLVASGADDEQDLLVHNPAVPIVQIERALPGLLADLILAGEEEGAYQATRHLIELGHRAIACVSGPAALPRTRERVGGFMRAMAQAGLEAPPARLIQDAFTSAGGYAAFTRLLAQPHPPTAVFVTSDLMALGGLCAASGAGVRVPHQLSVVGYDDIDGADYASPPLTTVAPPKREMARLAIEQLIWRIKGGQGPLRSTALESRLVVRASATPLPPLH; this comes from the coding sequence ATGGCGACCATGAAGCAGGTGGCGGAACGTGCCGGCGTGTCGATCTCGACCGTGTCGCACGTGATCAACAATACGCGCGTCGTCAGCGACGACGTGCGCCAGCGCGTGCTCGGCATCATCGACGAGATGCGCTACATCCCGAGCGCCGTCGCGCGCAGCCTCAAGAACGACAAGACCAAGACCATCGGCGTGCTGGTGCCGAACAGTTCGAACCCGTATTTCGCCGAGCTGATCCGCTGGATCGAAGAAGCCGCCTTCCAGACCGGCTACAGCATCATCCTGTGCAACGCCCACGGTGGCGACCACAAGCAGACGACCTACCTGCGCCTGCTGATGGAAAAGCGCATCGACGGCCTGGTGCTGGTCGCCAGCGGCGCCGACGACGAGCAGGATCTGCTGGTGCATAACCCGGCCGTGCCGATCGTCCAGATCGAGCGCGCGCTGCCCGGCCTCCTCGCCGACCTGATCCTGGCTGGCGAGGAGGAGGGCGCCTACCAGGCGACGCGCCACCTGATCGAGCTCGGCCACCGCGCCATCGCCTGCGTGTCCGGTCCGGCCGCGCTCCCGCGCACGCGCGAGCGCGTCGGCGGCTTCATGCGCGCGATGGCGCAGGCCGGGCTCGAGGCGCCGCCCGCGCGCCTGATCCAGGATGCCTTTACCAGCGCCGGCGGATACGCGGCGTTTACTCGCCTGCTGGCCCAGCCGCACCCGCCCACCGCGGTGTTCGTCACCAGCGACCTGATGGCCCTGGGTGGCCTGTGCGCGGCCTCCGGCGCCGGCGTGCGCGTGCCCCACCAGCTGTCGGTGGTCGGCTACGACGACATCGATGGCGCCGACTACGCCAGCCCGCCGCTGACCACCGTGGCGCCGCCCAAGCGCGAGATGGCGCGCCTCGCGATCGAGCAACTGATCTGGCGCATCAAGGGCGGGCAAGGGCCGCTGCGCAGCACGGCGCTCGAGAGCCGGCTGGTGGTGCGGGCGTCGGCAACGCCGCTGCCGCCGCTGCACTGA
- a CDS encoding prolipoprotein diacylglyceryl transferase, with translation MAFPYLSDLVYWLTGWRLPLPFAMFGLFVAFGALAAAACLRRELSRLYRSGGIGPARRMVKGQNGTAVPAEAAPHTLVSDFAIVVLVAGVIGSRVFHILEHLDEFRLEPWSMIFSRSGLSIYGGLIFGAGAGVLLLRRWRIPVRPFMDAIAPALMLGYAIGRLGCQVSGDGDWGIAANMAAKPAWLPGWLWAQNYDHNIAGVLIAAPGVYPAPIYESLMALACFALLWALRRHRFQAGWLFSLYLVLAGAERFLIEQIRVNVQFHFHGLTFTQAELISVVYLCLGAVGLALLSRPAPAVRLGAH, from the coding sequence ATGGCATTTCCCTATCTGAGCGATCTCGTCTACTGGCTCACCGGCTGGCGCCTGCCGCTGCCCTTCGCCATGTTCGGGCTGTTCGTCGCCTTCGGCGCGCTGGCGGCTGCCGCCTGCCTGCGCCGCGAGCTAAGCCGGCTGTATCGAAGCGGCGGCATCGGCCCCGCCAGGCGCATGGTCAAGGGCCAGAACGGTACTGCTGTGCCGGCCGAGGCCGCGCCGCACACGCTCGTCAGCGATTTCGCCATCGTCGTGCTGGTCGCCGGCGTGATCGGCTCGCGCGTGTTTCACATCCTCGAGCACCTGGACGAATTCCGGCTCGAGCCCTGGTCGATGATTTTCAGCCGCTCCGGTCTGAGCATCTACGGTGGATTGATCTTCGGCGCCGGCGCCGGCGTGCTGCTCCTGCGGCGTTGGCGCATTCCGGTGCGCCCGTTCATGGACGCGATCGCGCCGGCGCTGATGCTCGGCTATGCGATCGGCCGCCTGGGCTGCCAGGTCTCCGGCGACGGCGACTGGGGCATCGCCGCGAACATGGCGGCAAAACCGGCCTGGCTGCCGGGTTGGCTCTGGGCGCAGAATTACGACCACAACATCGCCGGCGTGCTCATCGCCGCGCCGGGCGTCTACCCGGCGCCGATCTACGAATCGCTGATGGCCCTGGCCTGCTTCGCCCTGCTGTGGGCGCTGCGCAGGCACCGGTTCCAGGCGGGCTGGTTGTTTTCCCTGTACCTGGTGCTGGCGGGCGCCGAGCGCTTCCTGATCGAGCAGATCCGCGTCAATGTCCAGTTCCACTTCCACGGCTTGACGTTCACCCAGGCCGAGCTGATTTCCGTCGTCTACCTGTGTCTGGGCGCGGTCGGCCTGGCGCTGCTCAGCCGGCCCGCCCCGGCCGTGCGCCTGGGCGCGCACTGA
- a CDS encoding mechanosensitive ion channel family protein, with translation MNFVVFNNTTAAWLTAIGIALGVTLALYLTKKLVIHHLRRLAARTETKLDDIAVDALEATRMLPIAVIGAFVGSKVLELPPAVQLFATRAAIVAGLIQAALWGNSALRAWLADYYQNRANDPGRATSAAAVGFIARMVLWVVVLLMILDNLGVNITTLVASLGIGGIAVALAVQNILGDLFASLSIVLDKPFVLGDFIIVDKYLGSVEYVGLKTTRLRSLGGEQLVFSNADLLKSRLQNMTRMTRRRVVFSVAVTYDTPTAKLRAIPPMLTDLVKAQDTATFDRAHFSSVGPSSMNFEVVYWVESADYNKFMDIQQEIYLNMIDRLAEMDVELAFPTQTLQVRSHGANAAQDGAAQDGAALAPRILQAQPAPQQRL, from the coding sequence ATGAATTTTGTGGTCTTCAACAACACGACGGCAGCCTGGCTGACGGCGATCGGCATCGCGCTCGGCGTGACGCTGGCGCTGTACCTCACCAAGAAGCTGGTCATCCACCACCTGCGCCGCCTGGCCGCGCGCACCGAAACCAAGCTGGACGACATCGCCGTCGACGCGCTCGAAGCCACGCGCATGTTGCCGATCGCGGTCATCGGCGCCTTCGTCGGCAGCAAGGTGCTCGAGCTGCCGCCGGCGGTGCAGTTGTTTGCCACAAGGGCGGCGATCGTCGCCGGCCTGATCCAGGCGGCCCTGTGGGGCAACAGCGCATTGCGCGCCTGGCTGGCGGATTACTACCAGAACCGCGCCAACGACCCTGGCCGCGCGACGTCCGCAGCGGCGGTCGGCTTCATCGCACGCATGGTGTTGTGGGTCGTGGTGCTGTTGATGATCCTCGATAACCTGGGCGTGAACATCACCACGCTGGTGGCCTCGCTCGGTATCGGCGGCATCGCCGTGGCACTGGCCGTGCAGAACATCCTCGGCGACCTGTTCGCCTCGCTGTCGATCGTGCTCGACAAGCCCTTCGTGCTGGGCGACTTCATCATCGTCGACAAGTACCTCGGCTCGGTCGAGTACGTCGGCCTGAAGACGACGCGCCTGCGCAGCCTGGGCGGCGAGCAGCTGGTGTTCTCGAACGCCGACCTGCTCAAGAGCCGCCTGCAGAACATGACGCGCATGACGCGCCGGCGTGTGGTGTTCTCGGTGGCCGTCACCTACGACACGCCCACAGCCAAGCTGCGCGCGATCCCGCCGATGCTGACCGACCTGGTCAAGGCGCAGGACACGGCCACCTTCGACCGCGCCCACTTCAGCAGCGTCGGGCCGTCGTCGATGAATTTCGAAGTGGTGTACTGGGTCGAGTCTGCGGACTACAACAAGTTCATGGACATCCAGCAGGAGATCTACCTGAACATGATCGATCGCCTGGCCGAGATGGACGTGGAACTGGCCTTCCCGACCCAGACGCTGCAGGTGCGCAGCCACGGCGCGAACGCGGCGCAGGACGGCGCGGCCCAGGACGGCGCCGCGCTGGCGCCGCGGATCCTCCAGGCGCAGCCGGCGCCGCAGCAGCGCTTGTAG
- the rplC gene encoding 50S ribosomal protein L3: MSLGLLGRKVGMMRIFTDDGDSIPVTVLDVSNNRVAQIKTPETDGYASVQVVFGQRRASRVNKAAAGHYAKAGVEAGTMLKEFRVEAAQAAGFKTGDAVNVSMFEVGQKIDVQGTSIGKGYAGTIKRHNFASGRQTHGNSRSHNVPGSIGMAQDPGRVFPGKRMTGHMGDVTVTTQNLEIARIDADRQLLLVKGAVPGAKNGQVIVKPAVKVKAKKGA, from the coding sequence ATGAGCCTGGGCCTTCTCGGTCGCAAGGTTGGCATGATGCGCATCTTCACGGACGACGGCGATTCGATTCCCGTCACCGTGCTGGACGTGTCGAACAACCGTGTTGCGCAAATCAAAACTCCTGAAACTGATGGCTACGCCTCGGTTCAGGTCGTCTTCGGTCAACGTCGCGCCTCGCGCGTGAACAAGGCCGCTGCCGGTCACTACGCCAAAGCTGGCGTCGAAGCTGGCACGATGCTGAAGGAATTCCGCGTCGAAGCCGCTCAAGCCGCTGGTTTCAAGACTGGCGACGCAGTCAATGTCTCGATGTTCGAAGTGGGCCAGAAAATCGACGTGCAAGGCACCTCGATCGGTAAGGGCTACGCCGGTACCATCAAGCGTCACAACTTTGCTTCGGGTCGTCAGACGCACGGTAACTCGCGTTCGCACAACGTTCCTGGCTCCATCGGTATGGCGCAGGACCCGGGTCGCGTGTTCCCTGGTAAGCGCATGACCGGTCACATGGGCGACGTCACCGTCACGACCCAGAACCTGGAAATCGCCCGTATCGACGCCGACCGTCAACTGCTGCTGGTGAAAGGTGCCGTTCCTGGCGCCAAGAACGGCCAGGTGATCGTCAAGCCGGCCGTCAAAGTCAAAGCAAAGAAAGGAGCGTAA
- the rplD gene encoding 50S ribosomal protein L4, whose protein sequence is MELKLLNEQGQAAGTAVNVNDEVFGRDYNEALIHQIVVAYAANARSGNRKQKDREEVSHTTKKPWRQKGTGRARAGMSSSPLWRGGGRIFPNSPDENFSHKVNKKMYRAGICSILSQLAREDRLSVVENLTVEAPKTKLLSQKLQGMGLESVLIIADTIDENLLLASRNLPNVLVVEPKHADPMSLVFYKKVLVTKAALAKIEEMYA, encoded by the coding sequence ATGGAACTGAAGCTCCTGAATGAGCAAGGCCAAGCCGCTGGTACCGCTGTCAACGTGAACGACGAAGTGTTCGGTCGCGATTACAACGAAGCCCTGATCCACCAGATCGTGGTTGCATACGCCGCCAACGCGCGCAGCGGCAACCGCAAGCAGAAGGATCGCGAAGAAGTCAGCCACACGACCAAGAAGCCGTGGCGTCAAAAAGGTACGGGCCGCGCTCGTGCCGGTATGTCGTCGTCGCCGCTGTGGCGTGGTGGTGGTCGCATCTTCCCGAACTCGCCTGACGAGAACTTCTCGCACAAGGTCAACAAGAAGATGTATCGCGCAGGTATCTGCTCGATCCTGTCCCAGCTGGCTCGCGAAGACCGTCTGAGCGTCGTCGAGAACCTGACCGTCGAAGCCCCGAAGACCAAGCTGCTGTCGCAAAAGCTGCAGGGCATGGGCCTGGAATCGGTTCTGATCATCGCTGACACGATCGACGAAAACCTGCTGCTGGCATCGCGCAACCTGCCGAACGTGCTGGTTGTCGAGCCGAAGCACGCCGACCCGATGTCGCTGGTGTTCTACAAGAAAGTCCTGGTCACCAAAGCTGCTCTGGCCAAGATCGAGGAGATGTACGCATGA
- the rplW gene encoding 50S ribosomal protein L23, whose product MSAAIKFSEERLMKVLLAPVISEKATFVAEKNEQIVFKVLPDATKPEIKAAVELLFKVEVDSVQTANREGKQKRSGRFNGRRNHTKRAFVALKPGQEINFVEEAK is encoded by the coding sequence ATGAGCGCCGCAATCAAATTCAGCGAAGAGCGCCTGATGAAGGTGCTGCTGGCTCCGGTCATTTCCGAAAAGGCGACCTTCGTCGCGGAAAAGAACGAACAGATCGTGTTCAAGGTCCTGCCGGACGCGACCAAGCCGGAAATCAAGGCTGCCGTCGAACTGCTGTTCAAGGTCGAAGTGGACTCGGTCCAGACCGCGAACCGTGAAGGCAAGCAGAAGCGTTCGGGCCGTTTCAACGGTCGCCGCAACCACACCAAGCGCGCTTTCGTGGCCCTGAAGCCGGGCCAGGAAATCAATTTTGTCGAGGAGGCTAAATAA
- the rplB gene encoding 50S ribosomal protein L2, translating into MALVKMKPTSPGRRGMVKVVNNDLFKGRPFAALVEKKSKTAGRNNNGHITTRHIGGGHKQHYRMIDFKRNAKDGIPAKVERIEYDPNRTAHIALLCYADGHRAYIIATKGMAVGDSVMNGAEAPIKAGNCLPIRNIPVGTVMNCVEMLPGKGAQMARTAGAGVVLMAREGTYAQVRLRSGEVRRVHIECRATVGEVGNAEHSLRKIGKAGAMRWRGVRPTVRGVVMNPVDHPHGGGEGKTAAGRHPVSPWGQQTKGKKTRSNKRTSSMIVSRRGKK; encoded by the coding sequence ATGGCACTCGTTAAGATGAAGCCAACCTCCCCAGGCCGCCGCGGCATGGTGAAGGTTGTGAACAACGACCTGTTCAAAGGTCGTCCGTTCGCAGCCCTGGTTGAGAAGAAATCGAAGACTGCTGGCCGTAACAACAACGGTCACATCACCACCCGCCACATCGGCGGTGGTCACAAGCAGCACTATCGCATGATCGACTTCAAGCGCAACGCCAAGGACGGTATTCCGGCCAAGGTCGAGCGTATCGAATACGATCCGAACCGTACCGCGCACATCGCACTGCTGTGCTACGCGGACGGTCACCGTGCGTACATCATCGCCACCAAAGGCATGGCCGTCGGCGACAGCGTCATGAACGGCGCCGAAGCACCGATCAAGGCCGGTAACTGCCTGCCGATCCGCAACATCCCGGTCGGTACCGTGATGAACTGCGTCGAAATGCTGCCGGGTAAGGGTGCTCAGATGGCCCGTACCGCTGGCGCCGGCGTCGTGCTGATGGCCCGCGAAGGCACCTACGCCCAGGTTCGCCTGCGTTCGGGTGAAGTGCGCCGCGTGCACATCGAGTGCCGCGCCACCGTCGGCGAAGTCGGCAATGCCGAACACAGCCTGCGCAAGATCGGTAAAGCCGGCGCGATGCGTTGGCGCGGTGTCCGCCCGACCGTCCGCGGTGTGGTGATGAACCCGGTCGACCACCCGCACGGTGGTGGTGAAGGCAAAACGGCAGCCGGTCGTCATCCGGTGTCGCCATGGGGCCAGCAGACCAAAGGCAAGAAGACCCGTTCGAACAAGCGTACGTCTTCGATGATCGTTTCGCGTCGCGGCAAGAAATAA
- the rpsS gene encoding 30S ribosomal protein S19: MTRSLKKGPFIDAHLMKKVETAQSTKDKKPVKTWSRRSTITPDFIGLTIAVHNGKVHVPVYVSENMVGHKLGEFALTRTFKGHAADKKAKK, translated from the coding sequence ATGACTCGTTCATTGAAAAAAGGGCCGTTCATCGACGCCCACCTGATGAAAAAAGTCGAGACCGCGCAGTCGACCAAGGACAAGAAGCCTGTCAAGACCTGGTCGCGCCGCTCGACGATCACTCCGGACTTCATCGGTCTGACGATCGCTGTCCACAACGGCAAGGTGCACGTACCTGTGTACGTCTCCGAGAACATGGTCGGTCACAAGCTGGGCGAATTCGCCCTGACCCGCACGTTCAAGGGCCATGCCGCTGACAAGAAGGCGAAGAAATAA
- the rplV gene encoding 50S ribosomal protein L22, whose amino-acid sequence MMETKAILKGVRLSEQKGRLVADLIRGKKVDAALNILQFSPKKGATIIKKVLESAIANAEHNDGADIDELKVVQIYVEKGPILKRFTARAKGRGDRISKQSCHIYVTVGN is encoded by the coding sequence ATAATGGAAACTAAAGCTATCCTCAAAGGCGTGCGCCTGTCGGAACAGAAAGGCCGCCTGGTCGCCGATCTGATCCGTGGCAAGAAAGTCGACGCCGCGCTGAACATCCTGCAGTTCAGCCCGAAAAAGGGCGCGACCATCATCAAGAAGGTTCTGGAGTCCGCAATCGCGAACGCCGAGCACAACGATGGCGCCGATATCGACGAGCTGAAAGTCGTTCAGATCTACGTCGAAAAGGGCCCGATCCTGAAGCGCTTTACGGCTCGCGCCAAAGGCCGCGGTGATCGCATCTCGAAACAATCCTGTCACATCTACGTGACTGTCGGCAACTAA
- the rpsC gene encoding 30S ribosomal protein S3, whose translation MGQKIHPTGFRLSVTRNWASRWYAGNGNFAEMLKEDLEARAFLKKKLKNASVGRIVIERPAKNARFTIYSSRPGVVIGKKGEDIEVLKSSLTKIMGVPVHVNIEEIRKPEIDSQLIADSIAQQLEKRIMFRRAMKRAMQNAMRLGAVGIKIMSSGRLNGIEIARTEWYREGRVPLHTLRADIDYGTSEASTTYGIIGVKVWVYKGDRSATGEAPVIDTPPDEKKPRGPRRDDGKPAGRGRPGAKPGAAPAGRRAAPAAAGKAGE comes from the coding sequence ATGGGACAGAAAATCCACCCGACCGGCTTCCGCCTGTCGGTGACCCGTAACTGGGCCTCGCGCTGGTATGCTGGCAACGGCAACTTCGCTGAAATGCTGAAGGAAGACCTGGAAGCCCGTGCTTTCCTGAAGAAGAAGCTGAAGAACGCTTCCGTCGGCCGTATCGTCATCGAGCGTCCGGCCAAGAACGCCCGCTTCACGATCTACTCGTCGCGTCCAGGCGTGGTCATCGGCAAGAAAGGCGAAGACATCGAAGTTCTGAAGTCGTCGCTGACCAAGATCATGGGCGTGCCGGTGCACGTCAATATCGAAGAAATCCGCAAGCCGGAAATCGACTCGCAGCTGATCGCCGACTCGATCGCCCAGCAGCTCGAAAAGCGCATCATGTTCCGCCGCGCCATGAAGCGCGCGATGCAGAACGCAATGCGTCTGGGCGCTGTCGGCATCAAGATCATGTCGTCGGGCCGCCTGAACGGCATCGAGATCGCACGTACCGAATGGTACCGCGAAGGCCGTGTGCCCCTGCACACCCTGCGCGCCGATATCGACTACGGCACCAGCGAAGCATCGACCACCTACGGCATCATCGGCGTCAAGGTCTGGGTCTACAAGGGCGATCGTTCGGCAACGGGCGAAGCTCCGGTGATCGACACCCCGCCGGATGAGAAGAAGCCACGCGGCCCGCGCCGCGACGACGGTAAGCCGGCTGGCCGCGGCCGTCCGGGCGCCAAACCAGGTGCCGCTCCAGCAGGTCGCCGTGCGGCACCGGCTGCAGCTGGCAAAGCAGGAGAATAA
- the rplP gene encoding 50S ribosomal protein L16, protein MLQPSRRKYRKEQKGRNTGISHTRGTAVSFGEFGLKAVARGRITARQIEAARRAMTRHIKRGGRIWIRIFPDKPISNKPAEVRMGNGKGNPEYYVAEIQPGKVLYEMDGVAEELAREAFRLAAAKLPLATTFVVRQVGQ, encoded by the coding sequence ATGCTGCAGCCATCGCGCAGGAAATATCGTAAAGAGCAGAAAGGCCGCAACACCGGCATTTCGCACACCCGCGGCACCGCTGTGTCGTTCGGCGAATTCGGTCTGAAGGCAGTTGCCCGCGGCCGTATCACCGCGCGTCAGATCGAAGCAGCACGTCGCGCCATGACCCGTCACATCAAGCGTGGCGGCCGTATCTGGATCCGTATCTTCCCGGACAAGCCGATCTCGAACAAGCCGGCCGAAGTCCGTATGGGTAACGGTAAAGGTAACCCGGAGTACTACGTCGCTGAAATCCAGCCGGGCAAGGTCCTGTACGAGATGGACGGCGTCGCAGAAGAACTGGCGCGCGAAGCATTCCGCCTGGCTGCCGCCAAACTGCCGCTGGCAACCACCTTCGTGGTGCGCCAAGTCGGCCAATAA
- the rpmC gene encoding 50S ribosomal protein L29, which yields MKATELRGKDQAGLQQELNELLKAQFGLRMQLATQQLTNTAQLKKVRRDIARVKTVMNQKEAK from the coding sequence ATGAAAGCAACGGAACTCCGCGGCAAGGACCAGGCTGGTCTGCAGCAAGAGCTGAACGAGCTGCTGAAGGCGCAATTCGGCCTGCGCATGCAGCTCGCGACGCAACAGCTGACGAATACCGCCCAGCTCAAGAAAGTGCGCCGCGATATCGCTCGTGTCAAGACCGTGATGAACCAGAAGGAAGCCAAATGA
- the rpsQ gene encoding 30S ribosomal protein S17 codes for MNDTTKTALKRTLVGKVVSDKMDKTVTVLIERHVKHPLYGKIIVRSNKYHAHDETNQAKIGDTVEISEGRPISKTKAWTLTKVVQVAQVL; via the coding sequence ATGAACGACACCACTAAAACGGCGCTGAAGCGTACGCTGGTCGGCAAGGTCGTGTCCGACAAAATGGACAAGACGGTGACCGTGCTGATCGAGCGTCACGTCAAGCACCCGCTGTACGGCAAGATCATCGTGCGCTCGAACAAGTACCACGCGCACGACGAGACCAACCAGGCCAAGATCGGTGACACGGTCGAGATCTCGGAAGGTCGCCCGATCTCGAAGACGAAAGCCTGGACCCTGACCAAAGTTGTACAGGTCGCACAGGTCCTGTAA
- the rplN gene encoding 50S ribosomal protein L14 yields the protein MIQTESRLEVADNTGAKEVLCIKVLGGSKRRYASIGDVIKVTVKQAAPRGRVKKGEIYNAVVVRTAKGVRRQDGSLVKFDGNAAVLLNAKLEPIGTRIFGPVTRELRTEKFMKIVSLAPEVL from the coding sequence ATGATTCAAACCGAAAGCCGGCTCGAAGTGGCCGACAATACCGGTGCAAAAGAAGTTCTGTGCATCAAGGTATTGGGCGGCTCCAAGCGCCGTTATGCCAGCATTGGCGACGTGATCAAGGTCACCGTGAAGCAAGCAGCTCCGCGCGGCCGCGTCAAGAAAGGCGAAATCTACAACGCCGTGGTCGTGCGTACCGCCAAGGGCGTGCGCCGTCAGGACGGCTCCCTGGTGAAGTTCGACGGCAACGCCGCCGTTCTGCTGAACGCCAAGCTGGAGCCGATCGGCACCCGTATCTTCGGACCGGTGACGCGCGAACTGCGTACCGAAAAGTTCATGAAGATCGTGTCCCTGGCACCTGAAGTTCTGTAA
- the rplX gene encoding 50S ribosomal protein L24: MDKIRKNDEVVVLAGKDKGKRGVVSRRVDAEHVIVDGVNVAKKAVKPNPMTGVTGGIVDKAMPIHVSNVALFNAASGKADRVGFKEVDGKKVRVFKSNGEVVKG, from the coding sequence ATGGATAAGATTCGTAAAAACGACGAAGTGGTCGTCCTGGCCGGCAAAGACAAGGGCAAGCGTGGCGTGGTTTCGCGTCGCGTCGACGCCGAGCACGTCATCGTCGATGGCGTGAACGTGGCCAAGAAGGCCGTCAAGCCGAACCCGATGACCGGCGTCACTGGTGGCATCGTCGACAAGGCCATGCCGATTCACGTCTCGAACGTCGCGCTGTTCAACGCAGCGAGCGGCAAGGCTGATCGCGTTGGCTTCAAGGAAGTGGATGGCAAAAAAGTCCGCGTCTTCAAGTCGAATGGCGAAGTAGTGAAAGGGTAA